ATCAAAATTCAAACCTGCATAATCGTCCATCTGTACAAGACATCTCCATTAGCGTATCCGAAAAGGAAGTCAAACTGGAGATCAAAAAAAACAGAACTGTGCGTATACTTTATGTGATTGGGGGCACTGCCTCTCTTGTACTTGCCATTCTTGGCATTATCGTGCCGGGCCTTCCGGTAACTCCCCTGGCACTGTTGTCGGCTTTCCTGTATGCCAAAAGTTCACCAAGACTGTACAATTGGTTGTTGAACAATAAAATACTCGGGCCACGGATCAAAAACTACCAACGGCGGAAGGGAATTACCCGCAGAGGAAAGGTGGGAGTACTTGCTTTCATGTCGATCATGGTGCTGTTCTCTTCATTTATAATCGTGGGTCCCGGTACACTCAGATGGGTGATCCTTGCCCTTGGCCTTATCGGATGTATTGTGGTGATATTCTTTGTGCCCAACGCCAAAGAGAACTAGAAACTAAAAGTGAAGAGTGAAGAGGATAGGGAAGTTAGTCCCTTAGATAAGTAAAATAGTATTTTTGGACTTTCTTCGACAGCAGTTCTATATTGAGCATATCCGAGGCTTTGGAAATATCTTTCACCTCACCGCTTTTATAGACTATATCGATACTGTCGTCTTCCTCATTGTACATGTCTGTTGTCAGTATATCGGATGAAAGGAAATAAGCGGCTTCCCGGGCAGTGATGTTGAATCTCTTGGTATATGCTGCTATGCGTGCGGCGACTTTTTCTTCATCGACCTTTTCTTCCCTGATATCTATCTTGAATAATTTCCGGTTGACCATGCCATCGCTCAACACCGACAGTACCGTGTCGGAATGGGAAGTCCATACTTTCAGTGCTGACCAGATATCATTGTCGTCAAGATTGACGAAATGACGCAACGCTTCCCCGTTATTTTCAAAATCGGCTCTGGTACTCTCCTGTGATAAAAAATAGGAGAGGGCAGGGGAGGCGAACAGTTTTTCACCCATCATGGATAACTCCTTCGCACGCCGAAGCGTGTTGATCATCATCTTCTCCGCTGCAACCGCAGTTTTATGCAGGTAGACCTGCCAGTACATCAGCCGCCTCGACATCAGAAAATTTTCGATGGAATAGATTCCCTTGGACTCCACAACCAGCTTATCTTCTTTCACATCGAGCATCTTGATGATACGAGCCGAACCAATGTTACCCTCCACCACACCGGTGAAAAAACTGTCGCGACGCAGATAGTCGAGCCGATCCACATCCAGTTGCCCGCTCACCAGCCGATGGAGAAATCGTTTGGAATAAGTGTCTGTAAAAATGTCGATTGCCATTTGCAGGCGG
This window of the Proteiniphilum saccharofermentans genome carries:
- a CDS encoding YbaN family protein; translation: MDQNSNLHNRPSVQDISISVSEKEVKLEIKKNRTVRILYVIGGTASLVLAILGIIVPGLPVTPLALLSAFLYAKSSPRLYNWLLNNKILGPRIKNYQRRKGITRRGKVGVLAFMSIMVLFSSFIIVGPGTLRWVILALGLIGCIVVIFFVPNAKEN
- a CDS encoding HD domain-containing protein; translation: MEKKRKIINDPVFGFINIPNDFIYKIIQHPFLQRLNRIRQLGLAPFVYPGAQHTRFHHSIGAMFLMDEALKTLKEKGHDISKEETDAALVAILLHDIGHGPFSHVLEHALVTNVHHETISLLLMEQMNREWQGRLQMAIDIFTDTYSKRFLHRLVSGQLDVDRLDYLRRDSFFTGVVEGNIGSARIIKMLDVKEDKLVVESKGIYSIENFLMSRRLMYWQVYLHKTAVAAEKMMINTLRRAKELSMMGEKLFASPALSYFLSQESTRADFENNGEALRHFVNLDDNDIWSALKVWTSHSDTVLSVLSDGMVNRKLFKIDIREEKVDEEKVAARIAAYTKRFNITAREAAYFLSSDILTTDMYNEEDDSIDIVYKSGEVKDISKASDMLNIELLSKKVQKYYFTYLRD